Below is a genomic region from Pseudomonas berkeleyensis.
GGTGAAGCGCTCACCGCAGGCCACGCATTCGCGGCGACGGCGAACCTGGTCACCTTCGGCGACCAGACGGGAATCGATGACCTTGGTGTCGTTGGCAGCGCAGAACGGACAATGCATGGCAGGGGCTGACGAATGGCGGCAAAGGCGCCATGGTAGCGCATAGCGACAGCAAGACAAGCCAGAGGCTTGAGCGGCCGTTAGCGTTTTCGAGCGGTGCGGCCTGGGCATCGGTTGGCGCGGGTTAACAGTGCGGCGAAGCGCGGCGAATCACCCGGCAACACGCAAAAACTGGCCCGGCCTGATGAGTTACGCGCAGAATTGCGCCATACGACGCCGTCCCAAGAGCGAACGAATCCATGACCCAGCGACTTCATTTCCTGCCCATCCTGCTGAGCGGCCTGCTGGTCGCCTGCGCCAGCGACCCGGCACCGCCCCCAGTCGATGCACCGCCAACGGCGCCCAAGCCGATGCTCGAACCGCAGTCGCAAGCCAGCCACCTGCCAGCAGTGAGCGGCCAGTTGCTCGGCGTTGCAGCCGGTGCAGAAGTGGAGCTGGCGCTGCTTGTCGTCGATGCACGCGGCCGGCCTGGCCGCTCGCTCGGTAGCCAGCAGCTACGTGGCGACGGAGAGGCGCTGCCCTTCGAACTGCATTTCGAGCCCACCGCGCTGCAAGCCGGCCAACGCCTCGAATTGCGCGCCCGCGTCAGTCATTCCGGCCGCCTGGTGCAGCGCCTGATTCCACGCACCATTGCCAGCCAGAGCAATCAGGCGCTCGGTGAGCTGAGCCTGGTAGCCGCCCCATGATCGCACCCGCCGCCCTGCAGGCTGCGCTCGCCGAACTGCTCGGCGATGCCCGACTGGTGGCCGAAACGCTACCGGGAACCGATATCGCCTTGTGGCTGATTGACGCCAGCAACATGGATCGCGCCTTCGACCCCGAAGAGACCCGACGCATTCTCGAAGAGCCCCCCTACTGGAGTTTCTGCTGGGCCAGCGGCCTGGTGCTGGCACGCTGGCTGGCCGAGCATCCCGAGTGGGTGCGCGGCAAACGCGTACTGGATTTCGGCGCCGGCTCCGGGGTCGCCGCCATCGCGGCCGCCAAGGCGGGTGCGACAGAAGTGGTGGCCTGCGACCTCGATCCACTGGCGCTGGCCGCCAGTCGCGCCAATGCCGAGCTCAACGGCGTGACCCTGAACTACTCGGAAGATTTCTTCGCCGAAGCGGATCGCTACGACCTGATTCTGGTCGCCGACGTGCTCTACGACCGCGCCAACCTGCCGCTACTCGATCACTTCCTCAGCCGCGGGCGCCAGGCGCTGGTGGCCGATTCGCGGGTGAAGGATTTTCAACATCCGCTCTACCAGCGCCTGGGGCTGCTGGAAGGCTGCACCTGGCCGGATCTGGCCGAGCCTGCCGAATTCCGTCAGGTCAGCCTGTATCATGCGCAACGACCGACATGAGCCGGGCACGATCCGCGCCGCCCCTTGTATCGCGAGCCGACCGCCCGCATTAATAGTCCATTGCCCAGCCTTTCGAGACCGACCATGAGCGACTCCCCCTATATCTTCGACGTATCCGGTGCCGCCAACTTCGAGCAACTGGTAGTCGAGAACTCCTTCCACAAACCGGTACTGGTCGACTTCTGGGCCGACTGGTGCGCGCCGTGCAAGGCGCTGATGCCGATGCTGGCGAAGATCACCGAGGAATATGCCGGCGAGCTGCTGCTGGCCAAGGTCAACTGCGATATCGAGCAGGACATCGTCATGCGCTTCGGTATCCGCAGCCTGCCCACCGTGGTGCTGTTCAAGGACGGTCAACCGGTGGACGGTTTCGCCGGTGCCCAGCCGGAAGCGGCAATTCGCGAAATGCTCAAGCCGCACGTCGCCGAACCGGCACCGGCCGCCGCCGACCCGATGGAAGCGGCCCAGGCGCTGTTCGCCGAAGGTCGCTTCGCCGATAGCGAGGCGCTACTCAAGCAGGTGCTGACGGAAAACAACGAGAACGCTGCAGCGTTGATTCTCTACGCGCGCTGCCTGGCCGAGCGCGGCGAACTGGCCGAAGCCGAGACCGTGCTGAATGCGGTCAAGGGCGATGAACACAAACAGGCGCTGGCTGGCGCCAAGGCGCAGCTGACCTTCCTGCACCAGGCCGCCGACCTGCCCGACGTCGCCACGCTGAAAAGCCGTCTGGCCCAGGATGCCGGTGACGACGAGGCGGTGTATCAGCTGGCCGTGCAACAACTGGCGCGCCAGCAGTACGAAGCCGCGCTGGACGGCCTGCTCAAGTTGTTCGTGCGTAACCGCAGCTACGGCGAAGGCCTGCCACACAAGACCCTGCTGCAGGTGTTCGATCTGCTCGGCGGCGACCACCCGCTGGTCACTGCCTATCGTCGCAAGCTGTATCAGGCGATCTACTGACCCGGGTTACCCCGCTCACCGTTACGCCATGCGCACCACCGGGCTCTCCTGACTTACTCGGTGCGCGCGGCGCAGCCTACGGAAGAACGGCCTTTGTAGGGTGCGCCGTGCGCACCGGCGATGACAGCGCTGATGTGTCGGTGCGCACAGCGCACCCTACTGACCTGAGCCGCTACTCCTGCCAGCACGTAGGGCGAACCGGAACGCCGGCCGCTCGTAGCGCTAGCGAACAGTCCGCCGGGCCATACCAAATCTGCTTACTCCGTCACCCAGTGATAGATCGGCGCATCCGCGCCGGTTTCCATACGGATCTGCGAGCAGTGGCGCAGGCGCACCAACAGGCGCTTGCCCGCTGCCTCACCGCCAGCCAATGCGGCCAGTTGCGCCAACAACCGCGGCCCCTCGACCGAACCGGCATCGCGCACCAGTTGCAGTGTGGTCTGCCACAGTCGGTCACTGCTATCGGCTGCCGGCACTGCTACGGGCGGAACAGCAGCCGGAGTCACCGCGACGTGCTCGGCCAGTTGTGCCCAATCCTCGGCATCCAGCTCCAGCGTCAGATCCACCGGCCAATCGCCGATCCGCCCACGTATACGCACCATGTCCAGCCTCCAATTCGATGGATGAATGCTCCCATGCCTCCGACACGCTGGCCAGCTCAGCATAAAAATTGTTATAACGTAACGATTAAGTCAGCCCCCATGCCGGAGATCCCCATGCGCCATCTGCTGCTCGCCCTGCCCTTTGCCCTCCTACCGCTGGCCGCCCAGGCCCACGAACACAGCCATGATCACGATCATGACCATGCCCACGACAGCCTCGGTGCTCACGAACACGGTGTCGCCAGCCTCAACGTGGCACTGGATGGCAAGCTGCTGGAACTGCAGCTGGAGAGCCCGGCAATGAACCTGGTGGGCTTCGAGCATGCCGCCAAGAGCGATGCGGACAAAGCCAAGGTCGCTGCGGCCAAGAAGGAGCTGGAACAACCGCTGCAACTCTTCGCGCTGGCCAGCGGTGACTGCAAGGCTACCGAAGTCGAACTGGAGAGCCCGTTGTTCGGCGACGCCGACCACGACCACGACCACGACCACGACCATCATCCCCATGAAGGCGAACACAGCGATATCCAGGCGCATTACCGCTTCGAATGCGCCAATGCCAATGAATTGAAACAGTTGGATCTGGGCGAGCTGTTCAAACGCTTCCCCGCCACCGAGAAGATTCAGGTACAACTGATCGGCCCAAGCGGTCAGCAGGGCGTTGAACTGACTCCGGCCCAGCCACGCCTGTCTTTCTGATGCCGTAGAGTGGATGACACTCTGGCATCCATCACACCAACCTTGTGGGAGGGTCAGGTGGCGACACGCTTCAGCCGCGAGAGAGCTCGCCGCTATAGCGCCTCCTGCAAAGCCTGCTCCGGAGGCATGGATACCACTGCGGGCTCGGCTCAGACAATCAGGCCACCATGCTCGGCTTTTCATGAACGACGATTCGAAGAAACCATGACCCAACCTCTGATCGAACTCGCCGATCTCGGCTTCGCCTGGCCTGGCCAGGCGCAGTTGCTGGATATCCCCCACTTCACCCTGGCGCGCGGCGAAACTCTGTTTCTCAAGGGCCCCAGCGGCAGCGGCAAGACCACCCTGCTAGGCCTGCTTGGCGGCGTACAGAAAGCCCAGCGCGGCCATATCCGCCTGCTTGGCGAAGACCTCGGCAAGCTCTCGGCCGGTGCACGCGACCGCTTTCGCGTCGACCACACGGGCTACATCTTCCAGCAGTTCAATCTGCTGCCATTCCTTTCCGTGCGCGAGAACGTCGAGCTGCCGTGCCGCTTCTCCCGTTCGCGCGCCGAACGTGCACGCCAGCGCCATGGCAGCATCGACGCCGCGGCCGCCGCGCTGCTCGACCACCTGGGCCTGCGCGCCGAACTGCTCGGCCGCCGTGCCGATGAACTGTCGATCGGCCAGCAACAACGCGTCGCCGCCGCCCGCGCCTTGATCGGCCAGCCGGAGCTGGTGATCGCCGATGAGCCCACTTCGGCGCTGGACTTCGACGCCCGTGAGGCCTTCCTGCAATTGCTCTTCGCCGAATGCCGCGCCGCTGGCGCCAGCCTGCTGTTCGTCAGCCACGACCAGAGCCTCGCACTGCTGTTCGACCGCAACCTGTCGCTGGCCGAACTCAACCGCGCCACGCGTCCACAGGAGGCCTGAGATGCATCTGATCCGCATCGCCCTGGCCAGCCTGGCCAACCGCCGTTTCACCGCGCTGCTCACGGTATTCGCCATCGCTTTGTCGGTGTGCCTGCTGTTGGCCGTCGAGCGCGTCCGTACCGAAGCCCGTGCCAGCTTCGCCAACACCATCAGCGGCACCGACCTGATCGTCGGCGCCCGCTCGGGCAGCGTGAACCTGCTGCTGTATTCGGTGTTTCGTATCGGCAATGCCACCAACAACATCCGCTGGGACAGCTTCGAGCACTTCGCCGAACACCGTCAGGTGAAGTGGGCCATCCCCATTTCCCTGGGTGACTCGCACCGCGGCTACCGGGTGATGGGCACCAGCACCGCCTATTTCGAGCATTACCGCTATGCGCGCAGCCAGGCGTTGCAGCTGGCACAGGGCCGCGCCTTCGCCGACGATCCCTTCGAAGTGGTGCTCGGCGCAGAGGTTGCCCAGGCACTGGGCTATGGTCTGGGCGAGAAGATCGTCCTGGCCCACGGCGTCGCCACCATCAGCCTGGTCAAGCACGACGACAAGCCCTTCACCGTGGTCGGCATCCTCGAACGCACCGGCACGCCGGTCGACCGCACGCTGCACATCTCCCTGGCGGGCATGGAGGCGCTGCATATCGACTGGCAGAACGGCATGCCAGCACGCGGCGCGGCGCAGGTCAGCGCGGAGCAGGCGCGCAGCATGGATCTGCAGCCCAAGCAGATCACCGCCTTCATGCTTGGCCTGAATAGCAAGATCGCCACCTTCAGCCTGCAACGCGAGATCAACGAGTTCCGCGGCGAACCGTTGCTGGCGATCCTGCCCGGCGTGGCCCTGCAGGAGTTGTGGAGCCTGATGGGCACCGCCGAGCAGGCGCTGTTCGTGGTCTCGCTGTTCGTCGTGCTCACCGGCCTGATCGGCATGCTCACGGCTATCCTCACCAGCCTCAACGAACGC
It encodes:
- a CDS encoding class I SAM-dependent methyltransferase, whose protein sequence is MIAPAALQAALAELLGDARLVAETLPGTDIALWLIDASNMDRAFDPEETRRILEEPPYWSFCWASGLVLARWLAEHPEWVRGKRVLDFGAGSGVAAIAAAKAGATEVVACDLDPLALAASRANAELNGVTLNYSEDFFAEADRYDLILVADVLYDRANLPLLDHFLSRGRQALVADSRVKDFQHPLYQRLGLLEGCTWPDLAEPAEFRQVSLYHAQRPT
- a CDS encoding YbaY family lipoprotein translates to MTQRLHFLPILLSGLLVACASDPAPPPVDAPPTAPKPMLEPQSQASHLPAVSGQLLGVAAGAEVELALLVVDARGRPGRSLGSQQLRGDGEALPFELHFEPTALQAGQRLELRARVSHSGRLVQRLIPRTIASQSNQALGELSLVAAP
- the trxA gene encoding thioredoxin codes for the protein MSDSPYIFDVSGAANFEQLVVENSFHKPVLVDFWADWCAPCKALMPMLAKITEEYAGELLLAKVNCDIEQDIVMRFGIRSLPTVVLFKDGQPVDGFAGAQPEAAIREMLKPHVAEPAPAAADPMEAAQALFAEGRFADSEALLKQVLTENNENAAALILYARCLAERGELAEAETVLNAVKGDEHKQALAGAKAQLTFLHQAADLPDVATLKSRLAQDAGDDEAVYQLAVQQLARQQYEAALDGLLKLFVRNRSYGEGLPHKTLLQVFDLLGGDHPLVTAYRRKLYQAIY
- a CDS encoding ABC transporter permease, encoding MHLIRIALASLANRRFTALLTVFAIALSVCLLLAVERVRTEARASFANTISGTDLIVGARSGSVNLLLYSVFRIGNATNNIRWDSFEHFAEHRQVKWAIPISLGDSHRGYRVMGTSTAYFEHYRYARSQALQLAQGRAFADDPFEVVLGAEVAQALGYGLGEKIVLAHGVATISLVKHDDKPFTVVGILERTGTPVDRTLHISLAGMEALHIDWQNGMPARGAAQVSAEQARSMDLQPKQITAFMLGLNSKIATFSLQREINEFRGEPLLAILPGVALQELWSLMGTAEQALFVVSLFVVLTGLIGMLTAILTSLNERRREMAILRSVGARPWHIASLLVLEAFTLALAGVALGLALLYAGIAGSQGFVQANYGLYLALSAPSSYEWKLLGAILGAALLMGSVPAWRAYRQSLADGLSIRL
- a CDS encoding DUF2796 domain-containing protein, with the translated sequence MRHLLLALPFALLPLAAQAHEHSHDHDHDHAHDSLGAHEHGVASLNVALDGKLLELQLESPAMNLVGFEHAAKSDADKAKVAAAKKELEQPLQLFALASGDCKATEVELESPLFGDADHDHDHDHDHHPHEGEHSDIQAHYRFECANANELKQLDLGELFKRFPATEKIQVQLIGPSGQQGVELTPAQPRLSF
- a CDS encoding ABC transporter ATP-binding protein; amino-acid sequence: MTQPLIELADLGFAWPGQAQLLDIPHFTLARGETLFLKGPSGSGKTTLLGLLGGVQKAQRGHIRLLGEDLGKLSAGARDRFRVDHTGYIFQQFNLLPFLSVRENVELPCRFSRSRAERARQRHGSIDAAAAALLDHLGLRAELLGRRADELSIGQQQRVAAARALIGQPELVIADEPTSALDFDAREAFLQLLFAECRAAGASLLFVSHDQSLALLFDRNLSLAELNRATRPQEA